Proteins found in one Spirochaetota bacterium genomic segment:
- the dnaN gene encoding DNA polymerase III subunit beta has product MKFIIPKFKLENLILIADTIVESRVSSIIFSNIVIEAFANRLFISASDSVISFKGNEEAEVKEEGKVLVNSKMFSDIIKVLPDDDIEISLFNNELLKIKPVNKETSLKFELKTIISDEYNLNIEFEESQLFSVNFNLFKKMSEKVSFLASDVDKYYSLNGILVEKKDDKIAFVATDKKRLAYSYQFDFDPEIKAIIPNKFFNILNKINIANDNIMFGIFPKKVILLADNILIQSFLLEPNFPEYKRIILSNCYYNVKLDLEELKKKLKMLSPLISSLDDTVIFDFNKDSLHLVYKSNEAGNVENFMSCEFRQEPITLYISYKNLNDILKVVDSEFILLEFNQNPKTIMLKPFNQDENYNLLYVFVVVNK; this is encoded by the coding sequence ATGAAATTTATTATTCCAAAGTTCAAACTTGAAAATTTAATATTAATTGCTGATACAATTGTTGAAAGTAGAGTTTCTTCAATCATTTTTTCAAATATTGTAATAGAAGCTTTTGCAAATAGATTATTCATATCAGCATCAGATTCAGTTATATCTTTTAAAGGTAATGAAGAAGCCGAAGTTAAAGAAGAAGGTAAGGTACTTGTTAACTCAAAAATGTTTTCTGATATAATAAAAGTTTTGCCTGATGATGATATAGAAATTTCTCTTTTTAATAATGAATTATTAAAAATTAAACCTGTTAATAAAGAAACTTCTCTTAAATTTGAATTAAAAACAATTATTTCTGATGAATACAACTTGAATATCGAGTTTGAAGAAAGTCAATTATTTTCTGTTAACTTTAATTTGTTTAAAAAGATGTCTGAAAAGGTATCTTTTTTAGCTTCAGATGTGGATAAGTATTATTCATTAAATGGTATTCTTGTTGAGAAGAAAGATGATAAAATTGCTTTTGTTGCAACTGATAAAAAAAGACTTGCTTATTCATATCAATTTGATTTTGATCCTGAAATAAAAGCTATTATTCCTAACAAGTTCTTTAATATATTAAATAAAATTAATATTGCTAATGATAATATTATGTTTGGAATATTTCCTAAAAAAGTTATTTTGCTTGCGGATAATATTTTAATTCAATCTTTTCTTCTAGAACCAAACTTTCCTGAATATAAAAGGATTATTTTAAGCAATTGTTACTATAATGTCAAACTTGATTTAGAAGAACTGAAGAAAAAGTTAAAAATGTTATCCCCTTTAATTTCTTCATTAGATGATACTGTTATTTTTGATTTTAATAAAGATAGCTTACATCTAGTATATAAAAGTAATGAAGCTGGTAATGTAGAAAATTTTATGAGTTGTGAATTTAGGCAGGAACCAATTACTCTATATATTTCGTATAAGAATTTAAATGATATTTTAAAAGTTGTTGATAGTGAGTTTATACTTCTTGAGTTTAATCAAAATCCAAAAACTATTATGCTAAAACCATTTAATCAAGATGAAAATTACAATTTGCTCTATGTTTTTGTAGTTGTAAATAAATAA